A window of the Rhizobium viscosum genome harbors these coding sequences:
- a CDS encoding dihydrodipicolinate synthase family protein produces MKFEGIYTPAVTPLDDSGQIDRKAFAAVLESLIEAGVHGIIVGGSTGEYYAQTSQERFDLASYAKDVLGGRTHLIVGTGATRTEDSVEYAKAAKEIGADAILVSSPPYALPTERENAIHALTVDRAANLPIMLYNYPARMGIMMGEEYFSRVSKSKNVIAIKESSGDMGNLHLLARKFPHISLSCGWDDQALEFFAWGARSWVCAGSNFLPREHVALYEACVIEKNFDKGRAIMAAMLPLMDFLECGKFVQSIKHGCEIIGLRTGSVRAPLRPLNSEEKRTLQTVVSTLKRTVGQITSGANRHA; encoded by the coding sequence GTGAAGTTCGAGGGGATATATACGCCGGCCGTGACGCCGCTCGACGACAGCGGGCAGATCGACCGGAAAGCTTTTGCGGCCGTGCTGGAATCTCTCATCGAGGCGGGCGTTCATGGCATCATCGTCGGTGGGTCGACAGGTGAATACTATGCTCAGACCAGTCAAGAGCGTTTTGATCTCGCGTCCTACGCAAAGGACGTCCTCGGCGGCCGGACCCATCTCATCGTCGGCACCGGCGCTACCCGCACCGAGGATTCTGTCGAGTACGCCAAGGCTGCCAAGGAGATTGGCGCAGACGCCATCCTTGTTTCATCGCCACCTTACGCGCTGCCCACCGAGCGGGAAAATGCAATTCATGCGCTGACCGTCGATCGCGCAGCGAACTTGCCCATCATGCTCTACAACTACCCGGCGCGCATGGGCATCATGATGGGTGAGGAATATTTCTCGCGCGTCAGCAAATCGAAGAATGTCATCGCCATCAAGGAAAGCTCCGGCGACATGGGCAATCTGCATCTTCTTGCCCGGAAGTTTCCGCACATCTCGCTTTCCTGCGGCTGGGACGATCAGGCGCTCGAATTCTTCGCATGGGGTGCAAGGAGCTGGGTCTGTGCGGGTTCGAACTTCCTGCCCCGCGAGCACGTCGCTCTCTATGAGGCCTGTGTCATCGAGAAGAACTTCGATAAGGGCAGGGCGATCATGGCCGCGATGCTGCCGCTCATGGATTTCCTCGAATGCGGCAAGTTCGTTCAGTCGATCAAGCACGGATGCGAGATCATCGGGCTGAGGACCGGCTCTGTGCGCGCTCCGCTCCGTCCTCTCAACTCTGAAGAAAAACGAACATTGCAGACCGTCGTCTCCACCTTGAAGCGCACGGTCGGCCAGATAACGTCGGGAGCCAATCGCCATGCATGA
- a CDS encoding GntR family transcriptional regulator yields MAKATKSNLYEDLKRQILTMELDPDADLDEVSLSERYGLSRTPVRDIFRRLAGEGYIDIRENRGARVIPMNHATLRNFFLVAPMIYAAIGRLAVQNFKPAQLADLKQTQERFRTASSNMDALAMVLENNRFHEIFGEMSANAYLQPSLGRLLIDHARIGHTFFRPRNEDMKRRLQLAVDHHDGFIEALGAHDEDTVVDLVFEHWELSRENMEMFIAPQGLKADSPVGGPVTQSLEKSS; encoded by the coding sequence ATGGCCAAGGCGACCAAGAGCAACCTGTACGAAGATTTGAAACGACAGATTCTGACGATGGAACTCGATCCCGACGCCGATCTCGACGAGGTCAGCCTGAGCGAGCGCTACGGCCTGTCGCGAACGCCGGTTCGGGATATTTTCCGCCGGCTGGCAGGGGAGGGCTATATAGACATTCGTGAAAATCGCGGCGCGCGGGTCATTCCGATGAATCATGCGACGCTGCGCAACTTCTTCCTCGTCGCTCCAATGATCTATGCCGCGATCGGAAGACTGGCCGTGCAGAATTTCAAGCCAGCCCAGCTCGCCGACCTCAAGCAGACGCAGGAACGCTTTCGGACTGCCAGCAGCAATATGGACGCGCTGGCAATGGTTCTGGAAAACAATCGCTTTCATGAGATCTTCGGCGAGATGTCGGCGAATGCATATCTGCAGCCGAGCCTAGGTCGCCTCCTCATCGATCACGCCCGGATTGGGCACACCTTCTTTCGTCCGCGCAACGAAGACATGAAGAGGCGTTTACAGCTGGCTGTCGACCACCACGACGGCTTCATCGAAGCGTTGGGCGCACACGACGAGGACACTGTCGTCGATCTTGTTTTCGAACATTGGGAACTCTCGCGCGAGAACATGGAGATGTTCATTGCTCCGCAGGGGCTGAAGGCGGATTCCCCGGTTGGCGGTCCCGTCACGCAATCATTGGAGAAGTCATCGTGA